A region from the Pseudomonas triticicola genome encodes:
- a CDS encoding TMEM165/GDT1 family protein, which yields MLDSLLVPTAIVALAEIGDKTQLLALILAARFRKPWPIIAGIVAATLANHAAAGAVGAWVGSFFSDAVLHWILAASFAATALWTLVPDKMDDDEASTARKFGPFLTTLIAFFLAEIGDKTQIATVMLAAQYPELWLVIIGTTVGMLIANVPVVLAGNFAAEKLPLTLIRRLAASAFMILAIVAVYKAMQSSGWV from the coding sequence ATGCTGGACTCGTTACTCGTTCCCACCGCAATCGTTGCCTTGGCCGAAATCGGCGACAAGACGCAACTGCTCGCGCTGATTCTCGCCGCTCGCTTTCGCAAACCCTGGCCGATCATCGCCGGGATTGTCGCCGCGACTTTGGCCAACCACGCAGCAGCCGGTGCGGTAGGTGCCTGGGTCGGCAGTTTCTTCTCCGACGCCGTCCTGCACTGGATCCTCGCCGCCAGCTTCGCCGCCACGGCACTGTGGACCCTGGTCCCGGACAAAATGGATGACGACGAAGCCAGCACGGCGCGCAAGTTCGGGCCGTTCCTGACCACGCTGATCGCGTTCTTCCTCGCGGAAATCGGCGACAAGACGCAGATCGCCACGGTGATGCTCGCCGCGCAATATCCGGAACTTTGGCTGGTGATTATCGGCACCACCGTGGGCATGCTGATTGCCAACGTGCCGGTGGTACTGGCGGGTAACTTTGCCGCAGAGAAACTGCCGCTGACCCTGATCCGCCGCCTCGCGGCTTCGGCGTTCATGATTCTGGCGATTGTTGCGGTATACAAGGCCATGCAGAGCAGCGGCTGGGTTTGA
- a CDS encoding CPXCG motif-containing cysteine-rich protein encodes MLENALYECPYCGEEVETTLDLSAGDQTYIEDCQVCCRPITFVLQVHEEEWHLEVFSENE; translated from the coding sequence ATGCTGGAAAATGCACTGTATGAATGTCCGTATTGCGGTGAGGAAGTCGAGACCACGCTGGATTTGTCCGCTGGAGATCAGACGTATATCGAAGACTGCCAGGTGTGCTGTCGTCCGATCACCTTTGTCCTGCAGGTACATGAAGAAGAGTGGCATCTGGAAGTCTTCAGCGAAAACGAGTGA
- the upp gene encoding uracil phosphoribosyltransferase gives MPILEIRHPLIRHKLGLMRRADISTKNFRELAQEVGALLTYEATKDLPLESYDIAGWCGTVSVEKIAGKKITVVPILRAGIGMLEGVLSLIPGAKVSAVGVARNEETLQAHTYLEKLVPEIDERLAMIIDPMLATGSSMVATIDLLKKAGCRDIRAMVLVAAPEGIAAVEQAHPDVTIYTASIDERLNEHGYIIPGLGDAGDKIFGTKQKDA, from the coding sequence ATGCCCATCCTCGAGATCCGCCATCCGCTGATCCGTCATAAACTCGGCCTGATGCGCCGCGCTGACATCAGCACCAAGAATTTCCGCGAGCTCGCTCAGGAAGTCGGCGCCCTGTTGACCTATGAAGCTACAAAAGATCTGCCGCTCGAATCCTACGACATTGCCGGTTGGTGCGGCACCGTGTCGGTGGAGAAAATCGCCGGCAAGAAGATAACCGTCGTGCCGATCCTGCGTGCCGGTATCGGCATGCTCGAAGGCGTGCTCAGCCTGATCCCGGGCGCCAAGGTCTCCGCTGTGGGCGTTGCCCGCAACGAAGAAACCCTGCAAGCGCACACCTACCTGGAAAAACTGGTACCGGAAATCGACGAACGCCTGGCGATGATCATCGACCCGATGCTCGCCACCGGCAGCTCCATGGTTGCCACCATCGACCTGCTGAAAAAGGCCGGTTGCCGCGACATCCGCGCCATGGTCCTGGTGGCCGCGCCGGAAGGCATTGCTGCGGTCGAACAGGCGCACCCGGACGTGACCATCTACACCGCGTCCATCGATGAACGCTTGAACGAGCACGGCTACATCATTCCTGGGCTTGGCGATGCTGGTGACAAGATCTTCGGCACCAAGCAGAAGGACGCGTGA
- the hemH gene encoding ferrochelatase: MTDHALLLVNLGSPASTSVADVRSYLNQFLMDPYVIDLPWPLRRLLVSLILIKRPEQSAHAYASIWWEEGSPLVVLSRRLQEQMTRTWKHGPVDLAMRYGEPSIETCLLRLVKAGHKKITLAPLYPQFADSTTTTVIEEARRVLREKKLDVQLSILQPFYDQPEYIEALAASARPHLQQDYDHLLLSFHGLPERHLSKLDPTGNHCLKGADCCQTASPAVLATCYRAQCFRTAAAFAKSMGLADGKWSVSFQSRLGRAKWIEPYTEARLDELAKSGVKNIMVMCPAFVADCIETLEEIGDRGKEQFREAGGEELVLVPCLNDDPQWAKALATLCERAPLAL; the protein is encoded by the coding sequence ATGACCGATCACGCTTTGCTTCTGGTCAACCTGGGCTCTCCGGCCTCCACCTCGGTGGCCGATGTGCGCAGCTACCTCAATCAATTTCTGATGGACCCCTACGTGATCGACCTGCCATGGCCGCTGCGGCGGTTGCTGGTGTCGCTGATCCTGATCAAGCGCCCCGAGCAATCGGCCCATGCCTACGCCTCGATCTGGTGGGAGGAGGGCTCGCCGCTGGTGGTGCTCAGCCGCCGCTTGCAGGAACAGATGACCCGGACGTGGAAACACGGCCCGGTGGATCTGGCGATGCGTTATGGCGAGCCGTCGATCGAAACCTGTCTGCTGCGTCTGGTCAAAGCGGGACATAAGAAGATCACGCTGGCGCCGCTGTACCCGCAGTTCGCCGACAGCACCACGACCACGGTGATCGAAGAAGCCCGGCGCGTGCTGCGCGAGAAGAAGCTCGACGTGCAGTTGTCGATCCTGCAACCGTTCTACGATCAGCCGGAATACATCGAGGCACTGGCCGCCAGCGCGCGTCCGCATCTGCAGCAGGATTACGATCATCTGCTGCTGAGCTTTCATGGCTTGCCGGAGCGCCATCTGAGCAAACTCGACCCGACGGGCAATCACTGCCTCAAGGGCGCCGATTGCTGCCAGACTGCCTCGCCGGCGGTATTGGCGACCTGTTATCGCGCGCAGTGTTTCCGTACCGCCGCCGCCTTCGCCAAAAGTATGGGCCTGGCGGACGGCAAATGGTCGGTGTCGTTTCAGTCGCGCCTGGGCCGGGCGAAATGGATCGAGCCGTACACCGAAGCGCGGCTGGATGAACTGGCGAAAAGCGGGGTGAAAAACATTATGGTGATGTGCCCGGCGTTCGTCGCCGATTGCATCGAGACGCTTGAAGAGATTGGCGATCGCGGCAAGGAACAATTCCGCGAAGCGGGGGGCGAGGAGTTGGTGCTGGTGCCGTGCCTGAACGACGACCCGCAATGGGCCAAGGCCTTGGCCACGCTTTGCGAACGAGCGCCGCTGGCCCTTTAA
- a CDS encoding 1-acyl-sn-glycerol-3-phosphate acyltransferase produces the protein MGEFDAIRPYDDSEVPAVLARLLGDKAFLDILTHFRFPRFAGAFGWMLKPLIAHRLRREFADVNSVATLQDKVEFYVDHTIERATDGVTYTGVEQFKSGSAYLFIANHRDIVMDPAFVNYAVYHAGLPTPRIAIGDNLLQKPFVSDLMRLNKSFIVHRSITGRREKMAAYQLLSAYINHSIRNDCASIWIAQAEGRAKDGDDRTESAILKMFHMSRKDEPFGEVIRSLNVTPVSISYEYDPCDQAKARELYIRATTGTYAKAPGEDDVSIAKGITGYKGRVHVNFAAPITEVFEDTKQLAIEMDKQILGGYRLFPVHYLAYAQWADADPQLNVPKAVEVFPADELAKAQDEWQSRLDACPAEHRPYLVLQYATPVRNQYRVKAGLPL, from the coding sequence ATGGGCGAATTCGATGCCATCCGACCTTACGACGACAGCGAAGTACCTGCGGTACTGGCAAGGCTGCTCGGCGACAAGGCGTTTCTAGATATCCTCACCCACTTCCGCTTCCCGCGTTTTGCCGGTGCCTTCGGCTGGATGCTCAAACCTCTTATAGCCCATCGGCTGCGTCGTGAGTTTGCCGACGTGAATTCCGTGGCTACCTTACAGGACAAAGTCGAGTTCTACGTCGACCACACCATCGAGCGCGCCACCGACGGCGTGACCTATACCGGTGTCGAGCAATTCAAGTCCGGCAGCGCCTACCTGTTCATCGCCAACCACCGCGATATCGTCATGGACCCGGCCTTCGTCAACTACGCCGTGTACCACGCCGGCCTGCCGACACCGCGCATCGCGATAGGCGACAACCTGCTGCAAAAGCCGTTTGTCAGTGACCTGATGCGCTTGAACAAGAGCTTCATCGTCCACCGTTCGATCACCGGCCGTCGCGAGAAAATGGCTGCGTATCAATTGCTGTCGGCGTACATCAACCACTCGATCCGCAACGATTGCGCGTCGATCTGGATTGCTCAGGCTGAAGGTCGGGCGAAGGACGGCGACGACCGCACCGAGTCGGCGATCCTCAAGATGTTCCACATGAGCCGCAAGGACGAGCCGTTCGGCGAAGTGATCCGCTCGCTCAACGTGACGCCGGTGTCGATCAGCTATGAGTACGACCCGTGCGACCAGGCCAAGGCCCGCGAACTCTACATCCGCGCCACCACCGGCACCTACGCCAAGGCGCCGGGCGAGGATGACGTGAGCATCGCCAAGGGCATCACCGGCTACAAGGGCCGGGTCCACGTGAACTTTGCCGCGCCGATCACCGAAGTGTTCGAGGACACCAAGCAATTGGCGATCGAGATGGACAAGCAGATTCTCGGCGGCTACCGGTTGTTCCCGGTGCATTACCTGGCGTACGCGCAGTGGGCGGATGCCGACCCGCAACTGAATGTCCCGAAAGCGGTCGAGGTGTTTCCGGCTGACGAACTGGCCAAGGCGCAGGATGAATGGCAGAGCCGACTGGATGCCTGCCCCGCTGAGCATCGGCCGTACCTGGTGCTGCAATATGCGACGCCGGTGCGCAATCAGTATCGGGTCAAGGCTGGATTGCCGCTGTAA
- a CDS encoding uracil-xanthine permease family protein, producing MQQEFNDPLWRTVLSGAQMLFVAFGALVLMPLITGLDPNVALFTAGLGTILFQIVTGRQVPVFLASSFAFITPIILAKGQFGLAATMGGVMAAGFVYTFLGLAVKIKGTGFIDRLLPPVVIGPVIISIGLAMAPIAANMAMGKAGDGTELIHYQTAMMISMPALLTTLIVAVFGKGIFRLVPIISGVLVGFAMSFYFGVVDTAKIAAAPWFALPHFTAPEFNWQAILFIVPVALAPAIEHIGGVIAVGSVTGRDYLKKPGLHRTLLGDGIATTAAGLFGGPPNTTYAEVTGAVMLTKNYNPKIMTWAAIFAITLAFIGKFGALLQSIPVPVMGGILCLLFGSIAAVGMNTLIRHKIDLGEARNLVIVSVTLVFGIGGVLVGTGTGPDDFGLKGIALCAVVAIALNLILPGNDGWKQKKADEPLI from the coding sequence ATGCAGCAAGAGTTCAACGATCCGCTCTGGCGCACGGTGCTGTCCGGCGCGCAGATGCTGTTCGTGGCCTTCGGCGCCTTGGTGCTGATGCCGCTGATCACCGGCCTGGACCCGAACGTGGCACTGTTCACCGCGGGTCTGGGGACGATCCTGTTCCAGATCGTCACCGGGCGTCAGGTGCCGGTGTTCCTCGCGTCGAGCTTCGCCTTCATCACGCCGATCATCCTCGCCAAGGGCCAGTTCGGCCTCGCCGCGACCATGGGCGGGGTGATGGCGGCCGGTTTCGTCTACACCTTCCTCGGCCTCGCCGTGAAAATCAAAGGCACCGGCTTCATTGACCGTTTGCTGCCGCCAGTGGTGATTGGTCCGGTGATCATCTCGATCGGTCTGGCCATGGCGCCGATTGCCGCGAACATGGCGATGGGCAAGGCCGGTGACGGCACCGAGCTGATTCACTATCAGACGGCGATGATGATTTCCATGCCGGCGCTGCTGACCACGCTGATCGTGGCGGTCTTCGGCAAGGGCATCTTCCGTCTGGTGCCGATCATTTCCGGCGTGCTGGTGGGCTTTGCCATGTCGTTCTATTTCGGCGTGGTCGACACGGCGAAGATTGCTGCAGCGCCATGGTTCGCCCTGCCGCACTTCACCGCGCCCGAGTTCAACTGGCAGGCGATTCTGTTCATCGTTCCGGTGGCACTGGCCCCGGCGATCGAGCATATCGGCGGCGTGATTGCCGTGGGTAGCGTGACCGGTCGCGATTACCTGAAGAAGCCGGGCCTGCATCGCACCCTGCTCGGTGACGGCATCGCCACCACTGCTGCCGGCCTGTTCGGCGGCCCGCCCAACACCACTTACGCCGAAGTGACCGGCGCGGTGATGCTGACCAAGAACTACAACCCGAAAATCATGACCTGGGCGGCGATCTTCGCCATCACCCTGGCGTTCATCGGCAAGTTCGGCGCGCTGCTGCAGAGCATTCCGGTGCCGGTGATGGGCGGGATTCTGTGCTTGCTGTTCGGTTCGATCGCAGCGGTGGGCATGAACACCCTGATCCGCCACAAGATCGACCTGGGCGAAGCGCGCAACCTGGTGATTGTTTCGGTGACGCTGGTGTTCGGTATCGGCGGCGTGCTGGTCGGCACCGGCACCGGTCCTGATGACTTCGGCCTCAAAGGCATCGCGCTGTGCGCGGTGGTGGCGATTGCGCTGAACCTGATCCTGCCGGGCAATGATGGCTGGAAGCAGAAGAAGGCGGATGAGCCGCTGATTTAA
- a CDS encoding hypoxanthine-guanine phosphoribosyltransferase, protein MSADLEHIRQIMREADCLYTESEVEAAIARVGAQINEQLADSNPVVFCVMNGGLIFSGKLLTHLQFPLEASYLHATRYRNETSGGDLFWKAKPEVSFIDRDVLIIDDILDEGHTLGAIIDFCKHAGARKVHTAVLIDKDHDRKARPDLKADFVGLPCIDRYIFGYGMDYKGYWRNANGIYAVKGM, encoded by the coding sequence ATGTCCGCTGATCTCGAGCATATCCGTCAAATCATGCGAGAGGCTGACTGCCTGTACACCGAATCTGAAGTCGAGGCGGCCATCGCCCGCGTCGGTGCACAAATCAACGAACAACTGGCTGACAGCAATCCGGTGGTGTTCTGCGTGATGAACGGCGGCCTGATCTTCTCCGGCAAACTGCTGACGCATCTGCAATTCCCGCTGGAAGCGTCCTACCTGCACGCGACCCGTTATCGCAACGAAACCAGCGGCGGCGACCTGTTCTGGAAAGCCAAGCCGGAAGTCTCGTTCATCGACCGCGACGTGCTGATCATCGACGACATCCTCGATGAAGGACACACCCTGGGCGCGATCATCGACTTCTGCAAACACGCCGGCGCGCGCAAAGTACACACCGCCGTGCTGATCGACAAGGATCACGACCGCAAGGCGCGCCCGGACCTGAAAGCCGATTTCGTCGGCCTGCCATGCATCGACCGCTACATCTTCGGCTACGGCATGGACTACAAGGGCTACTGGCGCAACGCCAACGGGATTTACGCCGTTAAAGGCATGTAA
- a CDS encoding YajG family lipoprotein — translation MLQRLLFGLITVAGLTLAGCAHSPQQLNPEPKLTTQLPAVGRGQPVIVRVVDGRPSPTLGTRGGLYPETSAITVQREQILPKLQAQAEAAVRLLGFTPTTNAPNAPQLTVTLAELKYQSPKEGMYVTEATIGATFRSDVQNANRRYSGRYGASLDQRFGMAPNQETNTKLVSDVLSDALTRLFKDPTVGQVLAE, via the coding sequence ATGTTGCAACGCCTGTTGTTCGGTTTGATCACTGTCGCCGGTTTGACCCTCGCCGGCTGCGCCCACAGCCCGCAACAACTGAATCCGGAGCCGAAGCTGACCACGCAACTGCCAGCGGTCGGTCGCGGCCAGCCTGTCATCGTGCGTGTGGTCGACGGTCGTCCGTCGCCAACCCTCGGCACCCGTGGCGGTCTGTACCCGGAAACCAGCGCCATCACCGTGCAGCGCGAGCAGATCCTGCCCAAGCTTCAGGCCCAGGCCGAAGCCGCCGTACGCCTGCTCGGCTTCACCCCGACCACTAACGCACCCAACGCGCCGCAGCTGACCGTGACCTTGGCCGAGCTGAAGTACCAGTCGCCGAAAGAAGGCATGTACGTGACCGAAGCGACCATCGGCGCGACCTTCCGCTCCGACGTGCAGAACGCCAACCGCCGCTACAGCGGCCGTTACGGTGCTTCGCTGGACCAGCGCTTCGGCATGGCGCCGAATCAGGAAACCAATACCAAACTGGTCAGCGATGTATTGAGTGATGCGCTGACGCGTCTGTTCAAGGACCCGACCGTGGGTCAGGTGCTCGCTGAGTAA
- a CDS encoding putative signal transducing protein, with translation MQRIYEPANLMEGEMLKGMLASEGIEAHLIGRDLVGGAGELPIFGLLWLSVDNDQAEYARELITAYNAALPLPGDEPESFPGTLVC, from the coding sequence ATGCAGCGCATCTACGAACCGGCGAACCTGATGGAGGGCGAAATGCTCAAGGGCATGCTTGCCAGTGAGGGGATCGAGGCGCATCTGATCGGTCGTGATCTGGTGGGCGGTGCGGGTGAATTGCCGATCTTCGGCCTGCTCTGGCTGTCGGTGGATAACGATCAGGCCGAATACGCCCGCGAGTTGATCACCGCGTACAATGCCGCGCTGCCGCTGCCCGGCGACGAACCGGAAAGCTTCCCCGGGACGCTGGTCTGTTAG
- a CDS encoding SOS response-associated peptidase: MCGRYALFRWNREFAALPGFPADQQAQWNISPNDSVLMLRAEEDGQRTLARARWGLTPPWLTDLSRTPAHARAETVAEQPMFREALRLRRCLLPANGFYEWRGTQRKRPYWLTPGEGSSLFFAAIWEAYPVQEQVWLSTAVITQSAASQRRPLILDEAGQAAWLDPETPLHVLQGLLASEPAALRERVLANLVNDPKLNGPECLTPA, from the coding sequence ATGTGTGGACGTTATGCCCTGTTTCGCTGGAACCGCGAGTTCGCGGCCCTGCCAGGTTTTCCCGCCGATCAGCAGGCGCAGTGGAACATTTCCCCGAATGATTCGGTGTTGATGCTGCGTGCCGAAGAAGACGGCCAGCGCACGTTGGCCCGTGCGCGCTGGGGTCTGACGCCGCCGTGGCTGACGGATCTGTCGAGGACTCCGGCCCACGCCCGCGCGGAAACCGTGGCCGAACAGCCGATGTTTCGTGAGGCGCTGCGTCTGCGGCGTTGCCTGCTGCCGGCTAACGGCTTCTACGAATGGCGCGGCACCCAGCGCAAGCGGCCTTACTGGTTGACGCCGGGGGAGGGCTCGTCGTTGTTTTTCGCCGCGATCTGGGAAGCGTATCCGGTGCAGGAGCAGGTCTGGCTGAGCACGGCGGTGATTACTCAGTCGGCGGCGAGCCAGCGGCGGCCGTTGATTCTTGATGAAGCGGGGCAGGCTGCCTGGCTTGATCCCGAAACGCCGCTGCATGTCTTGCAGGGTTTGCTCGCCAGTGAACCGGCGGCGCTGCGCGAGCGGGTGCTGGCGAATCTGGTGAATGATCCGAAGTTGAACGGGCCGGAGTGTTTGACCCCGGCTTGA
- the mqo gene encoding malate dehydrogenase (quinone): MAHNEAVDVVLVGAGIMSATLAVLLKELDPAIKLEVVELMDSGAAESSNPWNNAGTGHAGLCELNYTPQAADGSVDIKKAVHINTQFEVSKQFWSYLTKKGTFGSCKSFISPVPHLSFVQGESGVSFLKERFNVLSKHHAFADMEYTEDKGKMAEWMPLMMPGRSPDEVLAATRVMNGTDVNFGALTNQLLKHLSSAPDTQVKYCKRVTGLKRNGAGWTVSIKDVNNGNTREVDAKFVFLGAGGAALPLLQASGIEESKGFGGFPISGQWLRCDNPEVVKHHQAKVYSQAAVGSPPMSVPHLDTRVVDGKKSLLFGPYAGFTTKFLKHGSFMDLPMSVRAGNIGPMLAVAKNNMDLTKYLVSEVMQSMEQRLESLRRFYPQAKAEDWRLEVAGQRVQIIKKDPKKGGILQFGTELVAAKDGSLAALLGASPGASVTVSIMLELIEKCFPAKASGEWASKLAEIFPAREKVLETDAALYRKINTQNNIALELVEESSETPSFA; encoded by the coding sequence ATGGCGCATAACGAAGCAGTCGACGTAGTTCTGGTAGGGGCCGGCATCATGAGTGCCACCCTGGCCGTACTGCTCAAAGAGCTCGACCCCGCGATCAAGCTGGAAGTCGTCGAGCTGATGGATTCCGGCGCCGCCGAGAGTTCCAATCCGTGGAACAACGCCGGTACCGGTCACGCCGGCCTGTGCGAGCTGAACTACACGCCGCAGGCCGCCGATGGCAGCGTCGACATCAAGAAAGCCGTGCACATCAACACCCAGTTCGAGGTGTCGAAGCAGTTCTGGTCGTACCTGACCAAAAAAGGCACGTTCGGCTCGTGCAAATCCTTCATCAGTCCGGTACCGCACCTGAGTTTCGTTCAGGGCGAGAGCGGTGTGTCGTTCCTCAAGGAACGCTTCAATGTCCTGAGCAAGCACCACGCGTTTGCCGACATGGAATACACCGAAGACAAGGGCAAGATGGCCGAGTGGATGCCGCTGATGATGCCGGGCCGCTCGCCCGACGAAGTCCTCGCCGCTACCCGCGTAATGAACGGCACCGACGTCAACTTCGGCGCCCTGACCAATCAGTTGCTCAAGCACCTGAGCAGTGCTCCGGACACCCAGGTCAAATACTGCAAGCGCGTGACCGGCCTCAAGCGTAACGGCGCCGGCTGGACCGTCAGCATCAAGGACGTCAACAACGGCAACACCCGCGAAGTCGACGCAAAGTTTGTCTTCCTCGGTGCCGGTGGCGCGGCCCTGCCGTTGCTGCAGGCTTCGGGCATCGAAGAAAGCAAAGGCTTCGGCGGCTTCCCGATCAGTGGCCAGTGGCTGCGTTGCGATAACCCGGAAGTGGTCAAGCACCACCAGGCCAAGGTCTACAGCCAGGCGGCCGTGGGTTCGCCACCGATGTCGGTGCCGCACCTCGACACTCGCGTCGTCGACGGCAAGAAATCCCTGCTGTTCGGGCCATACGCCGGTTTCACCACCAAGTTCCTCAAGCATGGCTCCTTCATGGACCTGCCAATGTCGGTGCGCGCCGGCAACATCGGGCCGATGCTGGCGGTGGCGAAAAACAACATGGACCTGACCAAGTACCTGGTCAGCGAAGTGATGCAGTCGATGGAACAGCGTCTGGAATCCCTGCGCCGTTTCTACCCGCAGGCGAAAGCCGAAGACTGGCGCCTGGAAGTGGCCGGCCAACGGGTGCAGATCATCAAGAAGGACCCGAAAAAGGGCGGCATCTTGCAGTTCGGTACCGAACTGGTCGCAGCGAAAGACGGCTCCCTCGCTGCCCTGCTCGGCGCATCGCCAGGTGCGTCGGTGACCGTTTCGATCATGCTCGAGCTGATCGAAAAATGCTTCCCGGCCAAGGCGTCCGGCGAGTGGGCAAGCAAACTGGCGGAGATCTTCCCGGCCCGTGAAAAGGTTCTGGAAACCGATGCTGCGCTGTATCGCAAGATCAACACGCAGAACAACATCGCCCTGGAACTGGTTGAAGAAAGCAGCGAGACACCAAGCTTCGCTTGA
- a CDS encoding PA4642 family protein has translation MRKDKKQVIGDEIGDEQIKLFLDFEPVDATSPSLHKLIKAYRGLRIDDFERFLGFFVAAGYDVDGKDEQGKTFVDLIADQRNAPEYIELIEKSRG, from the coding sequence ATGCGTAAAGATAAGAAACAAGTGATTGGTGACGAGATCGGCGATGAGCAGATCAAGCTGTTCCTCGATTTTGAGCCGGTCGACGCCACTTCGCCGTCGCTGCACAAACTGATCAAGGCCTACCGCGGTTTGCGCATCGATGACTTCGAGCGCTTTCTGGGTTTCTTCGTTGCGGCGGGTTATGACGTCGATGGCAAGGATGAGCAGGGCAAGACTTTCGTTGACCTGATCGCCGATCAGCGCAACGCCCCGGAATACATTGAACTGATCGAAAAGTCCCGCGGTTAA
- a CDS encoding M48 family metallopeptidase, whose amino-acid sequence MNKTLVVSALSAALLLAGCQSVNTTSGGAVGVERKQYMFSMLSSQEVDQMYAQSYQKTVGEASSKGVLDKTSPEAKRVQTIANRLIAQAPTFRPDAAQWQWEVNLIKSDELNANCGPGGKIIFYTGLIDSLKLTDDEIAAVMGHEIAHALREHGREAMSKAYGMEMAKQGAGALFGLGQDSLALADTVANYGMTLPNSRANENEADLIGLELAARAGYNPNAAITLWDKMSKASEGAPPEFMSTHPASSSRIAALQAAIPKVMPLYEKAPKS is encoded by the coding sequence ATGAACAAGACATTAGTGGTAAGTGCTTTGAGCGCAGCGCTGTTGCTGGCCGGTTGTCAGTCGGTCAACACCACCAGCGGCGGTGCCGTGGGCGTGGAGCGCAAGCAGTACATGTTCAGCATGCTGTCCTCGCAAGAGGTCGATCAGATGTACGCGCAGTCGTATCAGAAGACCGTCGGTGAGGCGTCGAGCAAAGGTGTGCTGGACAAGACCAGCCCGGAAGCCAAACGCGTGCAGACCATCGCCAACCGCTTGATCGCCCAGGCGCCAACCTTCCGCCCGGACGCGGCGCAGTGGCAATGGGAAGTCAATCTGATCAAGAGCGATGAGCTCAACGCCAACTGCGGTCCCGGCGGCAAGATCATTTTCTATACCGGGCTGATCGACAGCCTGAAACTCACCGACGACGAAATCGCTGCGGTCATGGGCCATGAAATCGCCCACGCCCTGCGCGAGCATGGTCGTGAGGCGATGTCCAAGGCTTATGGGATGGAAATGGCCAAGCAGGGCGCCGGGGCCTTGTTCGGTCTGGGTCAGGACAGCCTGGCGCTGGCCGACACCGTGGCCAACTACGGCATGACCTTGCCCAACAGCCGCGCCAACGAAAACGAAGCCGACCTGATCGGCCTGGAACTGGCCGCCCGCGCCGGCTACAACCCGAACGCGGCGATCACCCTGTGGGACAAGATGAGCAAGGCTTCCGAGGGCGCGCCACCGGAATTCATGAGCACCCACCCGGCATCAAGCAGCCGCATTGCTGCGTTGCAGGCAGCGATTCCGAAGGTGATGCCGCTGTACGAAAAAGCGCCAAAATCCTGA
- a CDS encoding methyl-accepting chemotaxis protein: MITQVVTSVQSVSDSSEHTADIAIRTNIGVQKQMAEIDQVATAVQEMTATAQDVARNATQAAQAASHADQAASQGMQIVRDTSNSIGVLAVEIGKAVEVVQTLAKDSENINAILTAIRGIAEQTNLLALNAAIEAARAGEQGRGFAVVADEVRNLAQKTQKATEEIQSMIQQLQQGTRDVVRVMEDSQNRTDESVQHAAKAAEALETITQAVSVINDMNTQIASAAEEQSAVADDINRNVINIGQVANEVAGGADESSSASAGLTKLAEQQRRLINQFKV, translated from the coding sequence ATGATTACCCAGGTGGTGACCTCGGTGCAGAGCGTGAGCGATTCCTCGGAACACACCGCCGACATCGCTATCCGCACCAACATCGGCGTGCAGAAACAAATGGCCGAGATCGATCAGGTGGCGACAGCGGTGCAGGAAATGACCGCCACCGCCCAGGACGTGGCGCGCAACGCCACCCAGGCCGCACAAGCGGCAAGCCACGCCGATCAGGCCGCCAGCCAGGGCATGCAGATCGTCCGTGACACCTCGAATTCGATTGGCGTACTGGCGGTGGAAATCGGCAAGGCTGTCGAGGTGGTGCAGACGCTGGCCAAGGACAGCGAAAACATCAACGCCATCCTCACCGCCATTCGCGGCATCGCTGAACAGACCAATCTGCTGGCACTGAACGCGGCAATCGAAGCCGCCCGGGCCGGCGAGCAGGGTCGCGGTTTTGCCGTGGTCGCCGACGAGGTGCGCAATCTGGCGCAGAAAACCCAGAAGGCCACTGAAGAGATTCAGAGCATGATCCAGCAGTTGCAACAGGGCACGCGCGATGTGGTGCGTGTGATGGAAGACAGCCAGAACCGCACCGACGAAAGCGTGCAACACGCGGCGAAAGCGGCCGAGGCACTGGAAACGATTACCCAGGCGGTGTCGGTGATCAACGACATGAACACGCAGATTGCCAGTGCGGCCGAAGAGCAAAGCGCAGTGGCCGACGACATCAACCGCAATGTGATCAATATCGGTCAGGTGGCGAATGAAGTGGCGGGCGGTGCGGATGAGTCGAGTTCGGCGAGCGCCGGGTTGACCAAACTGGCGGAACAGCAGCGGCGGTTGATCAATCAGTTCAAGGTCTGA